Proteins co-encoded in one Malus sylvestris chromosome 9, drMalSylv7.2, whole genome shotgun sequence genomic window:
- the LOC126582168 gene encoding dof zinc finger protein DOF3.1-like, protein MQDPATFQPMKPQFPEQEQLKCPRCESSNTKFCYYNNYNLSQPRHFCKNCKRYWTKGGALRNIPVGGGSRKNTKKSSSSASKRSSSSLSSSSAAAQNPDPQPDRTRVCAPKVDQDRGVMDISGSFSSLLASNGQFGSLLEGLNPNGSGLKLMQMGDYGENLDAAGNGLDSDPGLGLEGQGNGDPESYMGLQNGDSSTSSCWNGGNGWPDLAIYTPGSSFQ, encoded by the coding sequence ATGCAGGACCCTGCAACTTTTCAGCCCATGAAACCCCAATTTCCAGAGCAAGAGCAGCTGAAATGTCCGCGCTGCGAGTCTTCCAACACCAAGTTTTGCTACTACAACAACTACAACCTCTCGCAGCCGCGCCACTTCTGCAAGAACTGCAAGCGGTACTGGACCAAAGGCGGCGCTCTGAGAAACATCCCCGTCGGCGGCGGAAGCAGGAAGAACACGAAGAAATCGTCGTCGTCAGCTTCGAAACGCTCCTCATCGTCACTGTCGAGCTCATCAGCAGCAGCTCAAAACCCGGATCCGCAGCCTGACCGGACCAGGGTCTGTGCCCCGAAAGTCGACCAAGACCGCGGCGTGATGGATATCTCAGGGAGCTTCAGCTCACTCCTGGCTTCAAATGGGCAATTTGGATCGCTTCTGGAGGGTCTGAATCCAAATGGGTCGGGTCTGAAACTGATGCAAATGGGTGATTATGGGGAGAACTTGGATGCTGCAGGTAATGGGTTGGATTCGGATCCGGGTCTGGGTTTGGAGGGCCAGGGCAATGGAGATCCAGAGAGCTATATGGGGTTGCAAAATGGTGATTCTTCAACCTCGAGCTGTTGGAATGGGGGCAATGGGTGGCCTGACCTTGCCATTTATACACCAGGTTCAAGTTTTCAGTAG